One Brachybacterium aquaticum genomic region harbors:
- a CDS encoding helix-turn-helix domain-containing protein: MLAAERITISDSTIADAQATPVKRGSTLVLRTAEGNEIQLPESVQHMLLGALATVASEGEVVIGRMPEHLTSTVAADLLGVSRPTLMKLAREGEIDSFKVGTHTRFKRDEVLRVRDARAAKRRAAFDELRALDEEHEELFDD; the protein is encoded by the coding sequence ATGCTGGCCGCAGAACGGATCACGATCAGCGATTCCACGATCGCCGACGCTCAGGCGACCCCTGTGAAGCGCGGCTCCACGCTGGTGCTGCGCACCGCGGAGGGGAATGAGATCCAGCTCCCCGAGAGCGTCCAGCACATGCTGCTCGGTGCACTGGCGACGGTGGCCAGCGAGGGTGAGGTCGTCATCGGGCGGATGCCCGAGCACCTGACCAGCACAGTCGCCGCCGATCTCCTCGGGGTTTCTCGCCCCACGCTGATGAAGCTCGCCCGGGAGGGCGAGATCGACTCCTTCAAGGTCGGCACCCACACGCGTTTCAAGCGTGACGAGGTCCTTCGGGTCCGCGATGCACGAGCCGCGAAGCGGCGCGCAGCCTTCGACGAACTGCGCGCACTCGACGAAGAGCACGAGGAGCTCTTCGACGACTGA
- a CDS encoding PIN domain-containing protein, whose product MTQRVFVDANVLASRTLLDWLHHLRENNEGMFQLHSTCDVFVEALRVSRKRNPRAPGSLLEDRLKKIRYVIDETIDDFPGNGPFTGTDDGDYHVHAAATASRADMILTNNDPADITQTPDDEPYEIITADDFFMLVIESNPHCLLPATRNQFAYWSSRGAGQLDDKLIKADCPQFAKEVRRALSRLAFEL is encoded by the coding sequence ATGACCCAACGAGTGTTCGTGGATGCCAATGTGCTGGCCAGTCGCACCCTGCTCGACTGGCTACATCATCTGCGCGAGAACAACGAGGGCATGTTTCAGTTGCATTCAACGTGCGACGTCTTCGTAGAAGCTCTGCGAGTCTCGCGCAAGCGGAACCCTCGGGCTCCTGGATCGCTCCTCGAGGATCGCCTGAAGAAGATCAGGTATGTCATCGACGAGACCATCGATGACTTCCCCGGCAACGGCCCTTTCACCGGAACCGATGACGGCGACTATCACGTCCACGCCGCGGCGACCGCCTCACGGGCAGACATGATCCTCACCAACAACGATCCCGCGGACATCACGCAGACCCCCGACGACGAGCCGTACGAGATCATCACGGCCGACGACTTCTTCATGCTCGTGATCGAGTCGAACCCGCACTGTCTACTCCCGGCCACCAGGAACCAGTTCGCCTACTGGAGCTCGCGCGGCGCAGGCCAGCTCGACGACAAGCTGATAAAAGCGGACTGCCCACAGTTCGCCAAGGAGGTTCGGCGGGCACTCAGCCGCCTCGCATTCGAGCTCTGA
- a CDS encoding SDR family NAD(P)-dependent oxidoreductase, with the protein MRTALVTGASRGIGRATAIALAARGERVAVHCANNRAAAEETLSLLEGEGHLIIQGDLADPKVAERVVREAEEGLGRLDVLVNNAGIAPGPTTDHPVDEVDFATWQERFTRMLDVDLVAPANLSYLVARSMIVRGEGGVIVNVGSRGAFRGEPTAPAYAAAKAGLHALGQSLALSLAPHGIAVASVAPGFVGTERQQEKLAGEAGDGLRAQSPFGRVGTADEVAAAILYLTSPEAQWASGAILDLNGASHLRT; encoded by the coding sequence ATGCGGACCGCCCTGGTCACCGGAGCATCCCGCGGCATCGGCCGGGCGACCGCGATCGCACTGGCCGCCCGCGGTGAGCGCGTGGCCGTGCACTGCGCGAACAACCGCGCCGCCGCCGAGGAGACCCTGTCACTGCTCGAGGGCGAAGGGCATCTGATCATCCAGGGCGACCTCGCCGATCCGAAGGTCGCGGAGCGTGTGGTGCGCGAGGCCGAGGAGGGGCTCGGCCGGCTCGACGTGCTCGTGAACAATGCGGGCATCGCCCCCGGCCCCACCACCGATCACCCCGTGGACGAGGTCGACTTCGCGACCTGGCAGGAGCGCTTCACCCGGATGCTCGACGTGGACCTGGTGGCCCCGGCGAATCTGTCCTACCTGGTCGCACGGTCGATGATCGTGCGCGGCGAGGGCGGGGTGATCGTGAACGTCGGTTCGCGCGGGGCGTTCCGCGGGGAGCCGACGGCGCCTGCGTACGCCGCGGCGAAGGCGGGGCTGCATGCGCTCGGTCAGTCGCTCGCGCTGTCGCTGGCGCCGCACGGGATCGCGGTCGCGTCGGTCGCGCCAGGGTTCGTGGGCACCGAGCGTCAGCAGGAGAAGCTCGCGGGCGAGGCCGGTGACGGCCTGCGGGCGCAGAGCCCGTTCGGCCGGGTGGGAACAGCCGACGAGGTCGCCGCCGCGATCCTCTACCTCACCTCCCCCGAGGCGCAGTGGGCCTCGGGCGCGATCCTCGACCTGAACGGGGCAAGCCACCTGCGGACGTGA
- a CDS encoding helix-turn-helix domain-containing protein translates to MATIGDRVRAAMSSAAIQQKQLAASVGMTPDALSRALNGQRGFAAVELADIARVLDADIHELITGEPDPLRFTLSARHSFDHATGARSVDGAARDEPVLENIRLAYAQAGEIPPNRELPATPAAARELLGDGFVPDFVQCLEGLDVDVVVVGELSTAYTFLEGERSVIAIQATGNWFHQNWSLAHELGHLALGHRGVIVENGGDGRDEAAANAFAAELLLPEREMVAIDWRSISLPELADLVWEAGVSTRALRSRMDTLRLEPSERVGAALELKTQTLLRKHWRATRAGDPITERTTAATARAFPVWLRAAHLDEIAAGRIGKGTLAWMLEVDPELLQVDEPAPPDQISGADLEALLG, encoded by the coding sequence ATGGCGACCATCGGCGATCGAGTCCGTGCAGCGATGAGCAGCGCCGCGATACAGCAGAAGCAGCTCGCGGCGTCCGTCGGCATGACCCCTGACGCTCTGTCCCGTGCGCTGAACGGGCAGCGCGGATTCGCCGCCGTCGAGCTCGCGGACATCGCGAGGGTGCTCGACGCGGACATCCACGAGCTGATCACCGGCGAGCCGGACCCGCTCCGATTCACCCTCTCGGCGCGCCACTCCTTCGACCACGCGACCGGAGCGAGGAGCGTGGACGGAGCGGCCAGGGACGAGCCCGTGCTCGAGAACATCCGACTCGCCTACGCGCAGGCCGGGGAGATCCCGCCCAATCGGGAGCTTCCCGCCACTCCTGCCGCGGCGCGCGAGCTTCTCGGTGACGGTTTCGTCCCCGACTTCGTCCAGTGTCTGGAGGGGCTGGACGTCGACGTCGTCGTGGTCGGTGAGCTGAGCACCGCCTACACCTTCCTCGAGGGAGAGCGATCGGTCATCGCGATCCAGGCGACGGGCAATTGGTTCCACCAGAACTGGAGCCTCGCCCACGAGCTGGGCCATCTCGCCCTCGGCCATCGTGGCGTGATCGTGGAGAACGGCGGTGACGGCCGGGACGAGGCGGCGGCGAACGCCTTCGCGGCGGAGCTGCTGCTGCCGGAGCGCGAGATGGTCGCCATCGATTGGAGGTCGATCTCCCTCCCCGAGCTCGCGGATCTCGTGTGGGAGGCGGGCGTCTCCACACGGGCTCTGCGCAGTCGGATGGACACGCTGCGCCTGGAGCCGTCGGAGCGGGTGGGTGCTGCTCTCGAGCTCAAGACCCAGACCCTCCTCCGGAAGCACTGGCGGGCAACGCGTGCCGGAGACCCGATCACCGAACGCACGACGGCGGCCACGGCTCGCGCGTTCCCGGTCTGGCTCCGGGCGGCTCATCTCGACGAGATCGCCGCCGGACGCATCGGTAAGGGGACTCTCGCCTGGATGCTCGAGGTCGATCCCGAGCTCCTCCAGGTCGACGAACCCGCCCCGCCGGACCAGATCAGCGGAGCCGACCTCGAAGCGCTTCTGGGGTGA
- a CDS encoding substrate-binding domain-containing protein, which produces MDPPLTAVRQPFERLGAEAIELLLGIVGGEAAEPGRRVLAPTLTVRESAG; this is translated from the coding sequence CTGGACCCGCCGCTCACCGCCGTGCGCCAGCCCTTCGAGCGCCTCGGCGCCGAGGCGATCGAGCTGCTGCTCGGGATCGTCGGCGGCGAGGCGGCGGAGCCCGGCAGGCGCGTGCTCGCGCCGACGCTGACCGTGCGAGAGTCGGCCGGGTGA
- a CDS encoding MFS transporter, with the protein MSIATTAGAALARRFGKKELGVAGLALSTCAGLLLFVVRTDSPVVFTIGYALMMLGCAAMDSLIWAVVSDVIDVQELRTGERPVATVYAVHSWARKMGQALAGGLSGWTLGWTGYEATAGRSGSAQSEGVLDALYSITTLGPAVLLGLAAVVLAVWFPLNRRRVIANSVALAERRPG; encoded by the coding sequence TTGTCGATCGCGACGACGGCAGGCGCAGCGCTCGCGCGGAGGTTCGGGAAGAAGGAGCTCGGGGTCGCGGGGCTCGCCCTCTCCACCTGCGCGGGGCTGCTGCTGTTCGTGGTGCGCACGGACAGCCCGGTCGTGTTCACCATCGGATATGCGCTGATGATGCTGGGCTGCGCGGCGATGGACTCGCTGATCTGGGCGGTCGTCTCCGACGTGATCGACGTGCAGGAGCTGCGCACCGGCGAGCGCCCCGTCGCGACCGTGTACGCCGTGCACTCCTGGGCCCGCAAGATGGGCCAGGCCCTCGCCGGCGGGCTCTCCGGCTGGACGCTCGGCTGGACCGGCTACGAGGCGACCGCCGGACGCAGCGGCAGCGCGCAGTCCGAGGGGGTGCTGGACGCGCTGTACTCGATCACAACCCTGGGGCCGGCGGTGCTGCTGGGCCTCGCTGCCGTGGTGCTCGCGGTGTGGTTCCCGCTGAACCGGCGGCGGGTGATCGCGAATAGCGTGGCGCTCGCGGAGCGTCGGCCGGGGTGA
- a CDS encoding FAD-binding oxidoreductase has protein sequence MVYDRVPEATEALDRLRSEVGGEYIAPGDPDYDEARAVWNGMIDRYPLAIVRAASTDDVAPVLRAVRETGLPLAVRGGGHSVSGHSTVDDGIVLDLGGLREVTVDPETRLVTAAPGARAADVDAATAPHGLAVPLGTVSEPGIAGMALGGGVGWLVRKAGLTLDALERAEVMTANGTAVTASAEEHRDLFWGLRGGGGNFGVVTSFTLRAVAMPETVFGSSLFYRRPSWRRALVAFERWSRDLPDDLGTILQITTPPQVVDDGADPWLIIHSVWLGEDHELGEQHLERLAHAAPPDDAVSGPVSWPAWQGARDDLLPTGSRGVWRNVSFSHLDEDALDLLFDVADALPSTSTELEIRHLGGAFARVAEDATAFPHRAARFMLSLHAMWDDPAEDAERTGLVERARAAIQRLEQGERAGEYVNMRALEHTRPVAELSRDAYGEETYRRLQHVKQVYDPGNMFRQNYNIAP, from the coding sequence ATGGTGTACGACAGGGTGCCGGAGGCGACGGAGGCTTTGGACCGTCTGCGCAGCGAGGTCGGCGGCGAGTACATCGCGCCGGGCGATCCGGACTACGACGAGGCCCGTGCGGTGTGGAACGGGATGATCGACCGCTACCCCCTCGCGATCGTCCGCGCAGCCTCGACCGACGACGTCGCCCCCGTGCTGCGGGCCGTGCGCGAGACCGGCCTGCCGCTCGCGGTGCGCGGCGGCGGACACAGCGTCTCCGGGCACTCCACGGTCGACGACGGGATCGTCCTCGACCTCGGCGGACTGCGCGAGGTCACCGTCGATCCGGAGACGCGCCTGGTCACGGCCGCGCCTGGGGCCCGCGCCGCGGACGTCGACGCGGCGACCGCCCCGCACGGCCTCGCCGTGCCGCTCGGCACCGTCTCCGAGCCCGGGATCGCCGGGATGGCGCTCGGCGGCGGGGTGGGCTGGCTGGTGCGGAAGGCAGGTCTCACCCTCGATGCGCTCGAGCGTGCGGAGGTCATGACGGCCAACGGCACCGCCGTGACCGCGAGCGCTGAGGAGCACCGCGACCTGTTCTGGGGTCTGCGCGGCGGGGGCGGGAACTTCGGCGTGGTCACCTCGTTCACGCTGCGGGCCGTGGCGATGCCCGAGACGGTGTTCGGCTCGAGCCTGTTCTACCGTCGCCCGTCCTGGCGCCGGGCGCTGGTCGCCTTCGAGCGCTGGAGCCGCGACCTGCCCGACGATCTCGGCACGATCCTCCAGATCACCACTCCCCCGCAGGTCGTCGACGACGGCGCGGATCCGTGGCTGATCATCCACAGCGTCTGGCTCGGCGAGGACCACGAGCTCGGGGAGCAGCACCTCGAGCGGCTCGCCCACGCCGCCCCGCCGGACGACGCCGTCTCCGGCCCGGTCTCGTGGCCGGCCTGGCAGGGCGCGCGCGACGACCTGCTGCCGACGGGGTCGCGGGGCGTGTGGCGCAACGTCTCCTTCTCGCACCTGGACGAGGACGCGCTGGACCTGCTCTTCGACGTCGCCGATGCCCTGCCCAGCACGAGCACCGAGCTGGAGATCCGCCACCTCGGCGGCGCGTTCGCCCGGGTGGCGGAGGATGCGACCGCGTTCCCTCACCGCGCGGCGCGGTTCATGCTGTCCTTGCACGCGATGTGGGACGACCCGGCCGAGGACGCGGAGCGGACCGGGCTCGTGGAGCGGGCCCGCGCCGCGATCCAGCGCCTCGAGCAAGGCGAGCGCGCGGGCGAGTACGTGAACATGCGGGCGC